One Nicotiana sylvestris chromosome 12, ASM39365v2, whole genome shotgun sequence genomic window carries:
- the LOC138883762 gene encoding secreted RxLR effector protein 161-like, whose amino-acid sequence MKDCSPSVAPIVKGGVFNLNQCLKNDLEREQMKNIPYAFVVGSFMYALVCTRPDTTFVVGMLGRYRSNPCLDHQRAAKKVLIYLRGTKYYMLMYKRSDNLEVIDYSDSDFAGCVDSRKSTLGYIFMLAGGATVKLLYNRLICSEYFWIL is encoded by the coding sequence ATGAAGGATTGTTCACCAAGTGTAGCTCCTATAGTGAAGGGTGGCGTGTTCAATTTAAACCAGTGCCTGAAGAACGACCTTGAGAGGGAACAAATGAAAAACATTCCTTATGCTTTTGTTGTTGGAAGTTTCATGTATGCTTTGGTTTGTACTAGACCTGATACTACATTTGTTGTTGGAATGTTAGGAAGATATCGGAGTAACCCATGTCTTGACCATCAGAGAGCTGCAAAGAAAGTCTTAATATACCTTCGAGGGACAAAATATTACATGCTTATGTACAAACGATCAGATAACTTGGAGGTAATTGACTACTCCGATTCAGACTTTGCTGGCTGTGTTGATTCACGTAAATCAACATTAGGATACATTTTTATGTTGGCCGGTGGAGCTACAGTCAAACTTCTCTATAACAGGCTCATTTGTTCTGAATATTTTTGGATATTATAG